A region from the Candidatus Electrothrix scaldis genome encodes:
- a CDS encoding radical SAM protein, translating into MRSYFSMNHIFGPVNSRRLGRSLGVDLFQDKICTLNCIYCEVGATVHLTCKRAEYASTQDIKAEIDAYCLDQERIAELDFITVTASGEPSLHAHFGEILTHLKKTTAKPIAVLTNGTTLTDPQIRQEMSLADVVIPSLDSALPTGFRKIDRPAACINLDQVIDGLVTFSHQYKGKIWLEILLAQGINDSNEEVEALRQAIQRMRLDRIQLNTVARPPLESFARPLDKKSMEAIAYRFREDAPLRPVDLLAFQANQDDESEKPPKFYFNLDREADKQSFMIELVEMLKRRPCTAADINRTFHLGGAEKVELLLDTLVQDGRIQKRRHGDSVYYQ; encoded by the coding sequence ATGCGCTCATATTTTTCTATGAATCACATCTTTGGCCCGGTAAATTCCCGGCGACTCGGACGTTCTCTCGGAGTAGATCTTTTTCAGGATAAAATCTGCACCCTTAACTGCATATATTGTGAAGTCGGCGCTACAGTTCACCTGACCTGTAAACGAGCTGAGTACGCTTCGACCCAGGATATTAAGGCAGAAATTGATGCTTACTGCCTGGATCAGGAGCGGATTGCTGAGCTGGATTTCATCACGGTGACAGCCAGCGGCGAGCCCTCATTGCATGCACATTTTGGGGAGATTCTCACCCATCTGAAAAAGACTACTGCAAAACCGATTGCTGTGCTGACTAACGGGACAACCCTCACGGACCCCCAGATCCGCCAGGAGATGTCCCTGGCCGATGTGGTCATTCCCTCACTGGACTCTGCCTTGCCAACAGGGTTCAGAAAAATTGATCGTCCGGCAGCCTGCATCAATCTTGATCAGGTCATTGATGGCCTAGTCACCTTCTCGCATCAGTACAAGGGTAAAATATGGCTGGAGATCCTCCTTGCCCAGGGTATCAATGACTCGAACGAGGAAGTAGAGGCTCTCCGCCAGGCAATACAGCGAATGCGGCTTGATCGTATCCAGCTGAATACTGTGGCCCGTCCGCCCTTGGAGTCCTTTGCCCGTCCTCTGGACAAAAAAAGCATGGAGGCCATTGCCTACCGATTCCGGGAAGACGCCCCCTTACGCCCTGTTGATTTACTGGCCTTCCAGGCCAATCAGGACGACGAATCGGAAAAGCCCCCAAAATTTTATTTCAATCTTGATCGTGAAGCAGACAAACAGTCTTTCATGATTGAGCTTGTTGAAATGTTAAAACGGCGGCCCTGTACGGCTGCTGATATCAACCGTACCTTTCATCTGGGAGGTGCGGAAAAGGTTGAGTTACTGCTCGACACCCTTGTGCAGGACGGTCGTATACAAAAACGAAGACACGGAGACAGTGTTTATTATCAATAA
- a CDS encoding Rne/Rng family ribonuclease, whose translation MTNETEKEKNEQQPSQTIRKVTTGAWWKSFKKKRVEKSTQVNGKVKEEAKGVTSRKSQQAKPAKKKQVEQTPQPSQDTQAPKSAQTALPEKEKSRVEAAPAGKQVDLPSPAVAAPSVAAPSSSETTETEKTSPEETTAPAQQEVAPASSEQIERPEPKEEKKRPSRRPRRKGKKPSPPQEAATEATEEKTAQKSEPTQEAKGESQEAPAKSTPQKTNRKKRNRKPSSTATQAQKDEQAKQEESAVTGETTPQQKKQKVRLLINAEEPEECRIALVEDGRLESFHVSTVVRERTKNNIYKGRIVSIEANLQAAFVEIGTGRNGFLPFNDIHPEYYRQDVSEQTRALINQQQWKKLKIEDVIKRGQEVLVQVVKEVTGNKGANMTTYLSLPGRCLVLMPGSDSAGISRKISGEKRRSELRKMMSDFDIPEGVGYIVRTACAEITKTGLQQDLRYLIGLWRDIKKRGQSSPSPTLLYEDQDTVQRFLRDHFTQDIQEIIVDTEDCYNQVSSFVELLPSRQQEVQVRLHRGAKPIFNQNNIEEQIESIYQPQVQLLSGGSIVIDPTEALVAIDVNSGRTSQKDDFEQSIFLANMEAAEELARQLRLRDLGGLIVVDFIDMRSKNNIKEVEKKVKNAMKRDKAKVDISRISRFGLMQISRQKMGAPIEKGSYRRCEHCEGRGVVRSVETLALYYLRRIQTGVTRKKVKIVEAELPLEVGQYLLNKKRAEIMELENKHQARIIILPNPGMKPSENNIRFLA comes from the coding sequence ATGACCAATGAAACGGAAAAAGAAAAAAACGAACAACAACCAAGCCAAACAATCCGCAAGGTAACAACCGGCGCCTGGTGGAAGAGCTTCAAAAAGAAAAGAGTTGAAAAATCTACTCAGGTCAATGGAAAAGTAAAAGAAGAGGCCAAGGGCGTAACATCTAGAAAATCGCAACAGGCAAAACCGGCAAAGAAAAAGCAAGTCGAGCAGACGCCACAGCCCTCCCAGGATACCCAAGCACCAAAAAGTGCTCAAACAGCACTCCCGGAGAAAGAGAAAAGCCGCGTAGAAGCTGCTCCAGCAGGCAAGCAGGTCGATTTACCTTCCCCTGCGGTAGCAGCCCCTTCTGTAGCGGCTCCTTCCTCATCTGAAACCACCGAGACAGAGAAGACATCTCCTGAGGAGACCACCGCCCCTGCGCAGCAGGAAGTAGCACCTGCTTCCTCTGAGCAAATTGAGCGCCCCGAGCCCAAGGAAGAAAAGAAAAGACCTTCCCGCAGGCCGCGAAGAAAGGGGAAAAAGCCCAGCCCTCCTCAAGAGGCCGCAACAGAAGCGACTGAGGAAAAAACCGCGCAAAAGAGCGAGCCTACCCAAGAGGCAAAAGGAGAATCCCAGGAGGCTCCTGCAAAAAGTACCCCTCAAAAAACAAATCGGAAAAAACGGAACAGGAAACCAAGCTCCACAGCTACTCAGGCGCAAAAAGATGAGCAGGCCAAGCAGGAGGAATCCGCAGTCACTGGCGAAACAACTCCACAGCAGAAGAAACAAAAGGTCCGCCTGCTCATCAATGCTGAAGAGCCTGAAGAATGTCGAATTGCTCTGGTGGAAGACGGACGCCTGGAATCCTTCCACGTCAGTACGGTCGTGCGAGAGCGGACCAAGAATAATATCTATAAGGGCCGCATTGTCTCTATTGAGGCCAATCTCCAGGCAGCCTTTGTGGAAATAGGTACCGGCCGTAACGGCTTCCTGCCCTTTAACGACATCCACCCGGAATATTATCGCCAGGATGTAAGTGAGCAGACCCGCGCCTTAATCAACCAGCAGCAATGGAAAAAGCTCAAGATCGAAGATGTGATCAAGCGAGGCCAGGAGGTTCTGGTCCAGGTGGTCAAGGAGGTGACTGGCAATAAAGGTGCCAATATGACCACCTACCTTTCTCTGCCCGGACGTTGCCTAGTGCTCATGCCTGGCAGTGACAGCGCTGGCATCTCCCGCAAAATATCCGGGGAGAAACGCCGAAGTGAGCTACGAAAAATGATGTCTGACTTCGACATTCCTGAGGGCGTGGGCTATATCGTGCGCACCGCCTGTGCAGAGATCACCAAGACAGGTCTCCAGCAGGACCTCCGCTACCTTATCGGACTCTGGAGAGATATCAAAAAACGGGGCCAAAGCTCTCCTTCCCCGACCCTGCTCTATGAGGATCAAGACACTGTGCAGCGTTTTCTCCGGGATCACTTCACCCAGGACATCCAGGAAATCATCGTTGATACTGAGGACTGTTATAATCAGGTTTCTAGCTTTGTCGAGCTCCTTCCATCTCGTCAGCAAGAGGTTCAGGTCAGGCTGCATCGCGGGGCCAAACCCATCTTCAACCAGAATAACATTGAAGAACAGATTGAATCCATCTACCAGCCCCAGGTACAGTTGCTCTCAGGTGGTTCTATTGTCATTGATCCCACGGAGGCCCTTGTCGCCATTGATGTCAACTCAGGCCGCACCTCGCAGAAAGATGATTTTGAGCAATCCATCTTCCTGGCCAATATGGAGGCAGCAGAAGAGCTGGCGCGTCAACTCCGTCTGCGGGACCTGGGTGGCCTGATTGTGGTGGACTTCATTGATATGCGGAGCAAGAACAACATCAAGGAGGTGGAGAAGAAGGTCAAGAATGCCATGAAACGGGATAAGGCCAAGGTGGATATCAGCCGGATCTCCCGCTTCGGCCTGATGCAGATCTCCCGCCAGAAGATGGGCGCCCCCATTGAGAAAGGCAGCTATCGCCGTTGTGAGCATTGTGAAGGTCGCGGGGTGGTCCGCTCTGTGGAGACCCTGGCCCTCTACTATCTCCGTCGCATCCAGACCGGGGTAACCCGCAAGAAGGTAAAAATTGTGGAAGCCGAGCTCCCCCTGGAGGTTGGGCAATATCTGCTTAATAAGAAACGGGCTGAGATCATGGAGCTGGAGAATAAGCATCAGGCCCGCATTATTATCCTACCAAACCCTGGGATGAAACCGAGCGAGAATAACATCCGCTTTCTGGCTTAA
- a CDS encoding transposase: MPRRPRIIVPGTPLHIIQRGNNRQACFFADEDYLFYLDWLKEYAKSAKCAVHAYVLMTNHVHLLLTPKKADSAGSLMKRLGQRYVQYVNRTYQRSGTLWEGRFRSCIIQEETYLFTCQKYIEMNPARAGMVGHPSEYRWSSYSRNACGEKSKLIKPHFLYQELGGTSKERQDAYQALFRHELDMVEIDKIRKATNGGFSLGNDRFHAEVSAMLGRRVTPGKAGRPRKDEKRVQK; encoded by the coding sequence ATGCCACGACGCCCACGAATCATTGTGCCGGGAACCCCGCTCCACATCATCCAGCGCGGCAATAACCGCCAAGCCTGCTTCTTTGCCGATGAAGACTATCTCTTTTACCTTGATTGGCTGAAGGAATATGCGAAATCCGCAAAATGCGCAGTGCATGCCTATGTCCTTATGACCAACCATGTCCACCTCTTGCTCACCCCGAAAAAAGCGGACAGCGCAGGCAGCCTGATGAAACGCCTCGGGCAACGCTATGTCCAATATGTCAATCGTACCTATCAACGAAGCGGCACTCTCTGGGAAGGCCGATTTCGTTCCTGCATCATCCAGGAAGAAACCTATCTCTTCACCTGTCAGAAATACATTGAGATGAACCCGGCCCGGGCCGGAATGGTGGGGCATCCAAGCGAATACCGATGGTCAAGCTACAGCAGGAATGCCTGTGGTGAGAAATCGAAGTTGATTAAGCCCCATTTCCTGTATCAAGAATTAGGGGGAACGAGCAAAGAAAGACAAGATGCCTACCAAGCGTTATTTCGTCACGAACTGGACATGGTGGAAATCGACAAGATCCGCAAGGCCACCAATGGTGGATTTTCCCTTGGGAATGATCGGTTTCATGCCGAGGTCAGCGCAATGCTTGGCCGCCGGGTGACGCCGGGTAAGGCTGGGCGTCCAAGGAAAGATGAAAAAAGAGTGCAGAAATAA
- a CDS encoding Rpn family recombination-promoting nuclease/putative transposase, whose product MPTQERYINLFTDYGFKKIFGEEPNKNLLLDFLNELLKEEQGEIRDLTYLKTEQLGDTDIDRKAIFDLYCENERGEKFIVELQKSKQNFFKDRALYYSTFPIREQAERGDWNFKLKAVYTVAILDFVFDEDKDQPEKYRYDVKLTDIDTNKVFYDKLTFIYLEMPKFTKSLGELETRFEKWLYVIRNLNRLERIPDALREQVFEQLFESAEIARFTPDQVRSYEKSLKFYRDMQNTLETAKEEGWVSGQLKMAKGLLAQGMSVSEIVAISDLSSGQIQELLD is encoded by the coding sequence ATGCCCACCCAAGAACGCTACATCAACCTGTTCACCGATTACGGCTTCAAAAAGATCTTCGGCGAAGAACCGAATAAAAACCTGCTCCTCGATTTCCTTAACGAGCTGCTCAAAGAGGAGCAGGGCGAGATTCGCGATCTGACCTACCTTAAGACCGAACAACTCGGCGACACCGATATCGACCGCAAGGCGATATTTGATCTCTACTGCGAGAACGAACGCGGCGAGAAATTCATTGTCGAACTCCAGAAGAGCAAACAGAATTTTTTCAAGGATCGCGCCCTCTATTACTCCACCTTTCCCATCCGCGAACAGGCGGAACGAGGCGATTGGAATTTCAAGCTCAAGGCCGTGTATACTGTGGCTATCCTGGATTTTGTCTTTGATGAGGACAAGGATCAGCCGGAGAAATATCGCTATGATGTCAAACTGACAGATATTGATACCAATAAGGTCTTTTACGATAAACTGACCTTTATCTATCTGGAAATGCCCAAGTTCACAAAAAGCCTGGGTGAACTGGAAACCCGGTTTGAAAAATGGCTGTATGTTATAAGAAATCTTAACCGGCTGGAACGAATACCGGACGCTTTACGGGAACAGGTATTTGAGCAGCTTTTTGAGAGCGCCGAGATTGCCCGCTTTACCCCGGATCAGGTACGCTCATATGAGAAGAGCTTGAAATTTTACCGGGATATGCAAAATACATTGGAAACAGCCAAAGAAGAAGGGTGGGTTTCCGGGCAATTAAAAATGGCAAAGGGCTTACTGGCACAAGGGATGTCAGTGTCTGAGATTGTGGCTATTTCAGATTTGTCGAGTGGACAAATTCAGGAATTACTCGATTAA
- a CDS encoding transposase, with product MSADNPLPDDLKITEVDLAATPPAVLDLVRILAAENAALRKRVEELEAKLGENSSNSNKPPSSDSPYDEKGETEDKKKKGQGSQKPPKKRKGSRQKFMSPTETQDVTPSTCSCGCSSFKNLEPYYTHQHIELPEIVMSVIHFTLYKGECTGCGKTGKGYVPGEFQAGFGPRFTALVGEISGIDGNSRETVQTFCSSVLGVPVSLGAIQKIIDRASAAVKPHYETIRDVARSQDVNYLDETTWKKGGKLHWLWVMTNSTVAYFMIHRHRSREAFEQLIGIWEGILVSDGYRLLN from the coding sequence ATGTCCGCTGATAATCCTCTACCCGACGATCTCAAAATAACCGAAGTCGATCTTGCAGCCACTCCTCCGGCAGTATTGGATCTGGTGCGGATTCTGGCTGCCGAGAATGCGGCATTGCGCAAGCGGGTAGAAGAGCTGGAAGCCAAGCTCGGAGAAAATTCATCAAATTCCAATAAGCCACCGTCTTCCGATTCTCCCTACGATGAAAAAGGGGAAACTGAGGATAAGAAAAAGAAGGGGCAAGGATCGCAGAAACCACCCAAAAAGCGCAAAGGATCACGGCAGAAATTCATGTCGCCCACGGAAACGCAGGATGTAACGCCCTCCACCTGTTCCTGTGGCTGCAGCAGCTTCAAAAATCTCGAACCATACTATACCCACCAGCACATCGAACTCCCCGAAATCGTGATGTCGGTCATTCATTTCACCCTGTATAAAGGGGAATGCACTGGCTGCGGAAAAACCGGTAAAGGATACGTTCCCGGAGAATTCCAGGCTGGCTTCGGTCCGAGATTCACAGCCCTGGTCGGCGAGATCAGCGGTATTGACGGCAACAGTCGCGAGACCGTTCAGACATTCTGCTCTTCTGTCCTCGGTGTTCCCGTCAGCCTTGGAGCTATACAAAAAATCATTGATCGGGCCTCGGCAGCGGTCAAACCGCATTATGAAACTATACGGGACGTAGCCCGAAGCCAGGATGTCAATTATCTCGACGAAACTACTTGGAAAAAAGGCGGCAAACTCCACTGGCTGTGGGTTATGACCAATTCAACGGTCGCCTATTTTATGATTCATCGACACCGATCCAGGGAAGCCTTTGAACAGCTTATCGGTATCTGGGAAGGTATTCTGGTCAGTGACGGTTACAGGCTCCTAAATTGA
- a CDS encoding transposase produces the protein MAQFRRLYQSWVNGRQTCLAHLIRRAQGLSERDNPELAKCGKWAAAELRRLCKMAKDPPTQGEWSSFYARLCRLIALYRDCDSDAGKFVRHIEDEMDSLFIFLFEEGVDPTNNFAERMIRFAVLWRKRSQGTKSDKGNRWVERILSLRQTCRLQGKSTFEVLTDAVRSYFRQQTPDLDWIRQAA, from the coding sequence ATCGCTCAATTTAGGAGGCTCTATCAAAGCTGGGTCAATGGCCGCCAAACCTGCCTTGCCCATCTGATACGCAGAGCACAAGGACTATCCGAGCGTGATAACCCGGAGCTTGCTAAATGCGGCAAATGGGCTGCCGCCGAACTGAGACGATTGTGTAAAATGGCGAAGGATCCACCAACTCAGGGTGAATGGTCATCATTTTATGCCCGGCTTTGCCGACTTATTGCGCTGTATCGCGACTGCGACAGTGATGCGGGGAAGTTTGTCCGCCATATTGAGGATGAAATGGATTCACTTTTTATCTTCCTGTTTGAGGAGGGGGTGGATCCCACCAACAATTTTGCTGAACGAATGATTCGCTTCGCCGTGCTCTGGCGAAAACGCAGCCAGGGAACAAAGAGCGACAAAGGAAATCGATGGGTTGAGCGAATTCTCTCGCTGCGCCAGACATGCAGATTGCAAGGCAAATCCACGTTTGAGGTGCTCACCGATGCTGTGCGTTCTTATTTCAGGCAACAGACTCCCGACTTAGATTGGATCAGACAGGCCGCTTGA
- a CDS encoding aminotransferase class I/II-fold pyridoxal phosphate-dependent enzyme — protein sequence MSSHPSYLKYQKFVQVRGGTNVVIPLKDMVHDLEAIAAAVTEPTKLIFLDNPNNPCATLVSKEDFAAFLCIIRHNYGRIRGQTTFTSHPLFRQSE from the coding sequence ATCTCCAGCCACCCTTCCTACCTCAAGTACCAGAAATTCGTCCAGGTCCGGGGCGGCACCAACGTGGTGATCCCGCTCAAGGACATGGTCCATGACCTGGAGGCCATTGCCGCCGCAGTGACTGAGCCCACCAAACTCATCTTCCTGGACAATCCCAATAACCCCTGCGCCACCCTGGTTAGCAAGGAGGACTTTGCCGCCTTCCTCTGCATAATTAGGCACAATTATGGCAGAATTAGGGGACAGACCACTTTTACCTCCCACCCCTTATTTCGTCAAAGCGAATGA
- a CDS encoding type II toxin-antitoxin system RelB/DinJ family antitoxin codes for MSKTASVRARIEPDLKNRAEQIFRQLGLTTTQAITMFYKQVEQRKGLPFSVALPNEATRRTFDDTDAGRDLVVCENAEDMFNKLGI; via the coding sequence ATGAGTAAAACAGCAAGCGTACGTGCTCGCATTGAGCCTGATTTAAAAAACCGTGCGGAACAGATCTTCCGTCAGCTCGGCCTGACCACCACCCAGGCCATCACCATGTTTTACAAACAGGTGGAACAGAGAAAGGGACTGCCTTTCTCTGTAGCATTACCTAATGAAGCCACCCGCCGTACCTTCGACGACACAGATGCTGGGCGTGATCTGGTCGTCTGCGAAAATGCTGAAGATATGTTCAACAAGCTCGGCATCTGA
- a CDS encoding type II toxin-antitoxin system YafQ family toxin — translation MLTPVYTRKFERDIKRMRKRGKNPDKIKMIIRSLVAEEPLDPIHRDHRLIGNWKGRRECHIESDWLLIYQYKSDSIIFERTGTHSDLFRK, via the coding sequence ATGCTGACTCCCGTATATACCCGGAAATTCGAGCGGGACATCAAACGTATGCGGAAGCGCGGAAAGAATCCTGATAAAATCAAAATGATTATTCGTTCGCTGGTTGCGGAAGAACCTCTTGATCCTATCCATCGGGATCATAGACTCATCGGCAACTGGAAAGGAAGACGGGAATGCCATATTGAATCCGATTGGCTGCTCATCTATCAATACAAGTCAGACAGTATTATTTTTGAGCGGACAGGTACTCATTCTGATTTGTTTCGCAAATAA
- the hisC gene encoding histidinol-phosphate transaminase: MKLNIPQNIADIIPYPPGKPLEELEREYGITDSIKLASNENPWGPSPKAVAAVQATLNGLHRYPDGSSYHLTKAVAEWTGAAPEEIILGNGSNEVIEFLVKAFVRSGDEVITSHPSFLMYQKFVQVRGGTNVVIPLKDMVHNLETISAAVTERTKLIFLDNPNNPCATLVSKEDFAAFLTKLPEEVVVVLDEAYIDFVEQEKRIDVLSLIREPEGIPAVVALRTFSKAFGLSGLRVGFGIMHADIASLLHRVRQPFNINLPAQAGALAALSDTEHYEKTMTGTAAGREWLSEQVRALGCVPYASCTNFFLIDVQGDATALYDAMLYKGVIVRSMKAYGYPHFIRITIGTEQENQRFVAALKDCLKELGYV; this comes from the coding sequence ATGAAACTCAACATCCCCCAAAACATCGCCGACATCATTCCTTATCCCCCAGGCAAACCCCTGGAGGAACTGGAACGGGAATACGGCATCACCGACTCCATCAAACTGGCCTCCAACGAAAACCCCTGGGGACCGTCCCCCAAGGCCGTGGCCGCCGTCCAAGCGACCTTGAACGGCCTGCACCGCTACCCGGACGGCTCCAGCTATCACCTCACCAAGGCCGTGGCCGAATGGACCGGCGCAGCCCCGGAGGAAATTATCCTCGGCAACGGCTCCAACGAGGTGATCGAATTTCTGGTCAAGGCCTTTGTCCGCTCCGGCGATGAGGTCATCACCAGTCACCCCTCCTTCCTCATGTACCAGAAATTCGTCCAGGTCCGGGGCGGCACCAACGTGGTGATCCCGCTCAAGGACATGGTCCACAACCTGGAGACCATTTCCGCCGCCGTGACTGAGCGCACCAAGCTCATCTTCCTGGACAATCCCAATAACCCCTGCGCCACCCTGGTCAGCAAGGAGGACTTTGCCGCCTTCCTCACCAAGCTGCCCGAAGAGGTGGTGGTGGTCCTGGACGAGGCCTATATCGATTTTGTCGAGCAGGAAAAACGCATCGACGTCCTCTCTCTAATCCGGGAACCGGAAGGCATCCCGGCCGTAGTGGCCCTGCGCACTTTTTCCAAGGCATTCGGTCTTTCCGGCCTGCGGGTGGGCTTCGGTATCATGCATGCGGATATCGCCTCCCTGCTCCACCGGGTCCGCCAGCCCTTTAACATCAACCTGCCTGCTCAGGCAGGTGCCCTGGCTGCCCTCAGCGATACCGAGCATTACGAAAAGACCATGACCGGGACTGCGGCAGGCCGGGAATGGCTCTCGGAACAAGTCCGTGCCCTAGGTTGTGTGCCTTACGCCTCCTGCACTAATTTTTTTCTCATTGATGTGCAGGGCGATGCCACGGCCCTCTACGATGCCATGCTCTACAAGGGTGTGATCGTCCGTTCCATGAAGGCTTACGGTTATCCTCATTTTATCCGCATCACCATCGGCACTGAACAGGAAAACCAACGTTTTGTTGCGGCCCTGAAGGATTGCCTCAAGGAGCTGGGTTATGTCTGA
- the cmk gene encoding (d)CMP kinase has product MSEQGSKPEKLRVVTIDGPSGVGKSTVSRRVAAKLGFTYLDTGAMYRAVGYACAQAGIDVDNPTHQKALNKLLTELDLRLLPPAKEGDEVRVFLGNEDVSAAIRLPEMSMAASKVSAVPAVRARLTVMQQEMGQSGGLVADGRDTGTVVFPKAAWKFYLDASPEERCRRRVDQLRRRGQEVDEQETLAQIIERDRNDQERTIAPLTMAEDAILIDSSSLNADEVVGRMLEVVASGCV; this is encoded by the coding sequence ATGTCTGAACAGGGGAGTAAGCCGGAAAAACTGCGGGTCGTCACCATTGACGGCCCCTCCGGGGTAGGTAAATCCACGGTCAGCCGCCGGGTGGCTGCCAAACTGGGCTTTACCTATCTGGACACTGGGGCCATGTACCGGGCTGTGGGGTATGCCTGCGCCCAGGCTGGCATTGATGTGGATAACCCGACCCACCAAAAGGCATTAAACAAATTGTTGACTGAGCTGGATCTCCGCCTCCTTCCTCCTGCCAAGGAGGGAGATGAAGTGCGGGTTTTTCTCGGGAATGAGGATGTCAGTGCGGCAATCCGCCTACCGGAGATGAGCATGGCCGCCTCTAAGGTATCTGCGGTCCCGGCGGTGCGAGCTCGCCTTACCGTAATGCAGCAGGAGATGGGGCAATCCGGGGGCCTGGTGGCTGATGGTAGGGACACCGGCACAGTGGTCTTTCCCAAAGCGGCCTGGAAATTCTACCTGGATGCCTCGCCGGAAGAACGATGTCGCCGTCGGGTAGACCAGCTACGGAGACGGGGCCAGGAGGTGGATGAGCAGGAGACCCTGGCTCAGATCATCGAACGCGATCGAAACGACCAAGAGCGCACCATTGCCCCATTAACTATGGCGGAAGATGCGATTCTGATTGACTCCTCCTCTCTTAACGCAGATGAGGTGGTGGGGAGGATGCTGGAGGTTGTTGCTTCCGGGTGCGTTTAA
- a CDS encoding AAA family ATPase — protein sequence MLQQLDIKNFTVFQNADLTFANGLNVVIGENSSGKTHILKLAYSIIAASAEAEKKFRQEAPTKSILQGKLADKLHHVFRPERLGRLVQRRQGRERCTIKAQFAKTSLNTSLSFASQSKSEVKVDLLPKVWADKPPVYLPTRELLSLYPNFISVYENHYLEFEETYRDTCLLLGAPPLRGAREKRIAELLTPIEDAMGGKISLDKNGRFYLHISGRGKMEIQLVAEGLRKIGMVTSLIATGSLLDKGYLFWDEPETNLNPRLIKLVAEAIFRLCCNGIQVFIATHSLFLLRELEILSQQKTFNTVKTKYFALGRSESGITLQQGESIDDIDPVAALDESLMQSDRYLAET from the coding sequence ATGCTCCAACAACTTGATATTAAAAACTTCACTGTTTTTCAAAATGCCGACTTAACTTTTGCGAACGGTCTGAATGTCGTTATCGGAGAAAACAGTTCAGGAAAAACGCATATCCTTAAGCTTGCCTATTCCATTATAGCTGCCAGTGCAGAGGCTGAAAAAAAGTTCCGCCAGGAAGCCCCGACCAAGAGTATTTTACAAGGAAAACTGGCAGACAAACTCCATCATGTTTTTCGGCCAGAAAGGCTTGGGCGACTGGTACAGCGAAGGCAAGGGCGGGAGCGTTGCACGATCAAAGCTCAATTCGCAAAAACATCGTTAAATACAAGCCTTAGCTTTGCCTCACAAAGCAAATCAGAAGTAAAAGTGGACCTTCTGCCGAAAGTGTGGGCAGATAAACCGCCGGTGTACCTGCCGACCAGAGAACTTTTAAGCTTGTATCCCAATTTCATATCTGTTTATGAAAATCATTACCTTGAATTTGAAGAAACATATCGGGATACCTGCCTGTTACTGGGAGCCCCACCTCTCCGGGGAGCCCGAGAAAAAAGAATTGCCGAGCTGCTCACCCCTATAGAGGATGCTATGGGAGGCAAAATTTCTTTAGATAAAAACGGACGATTTTATCTCCATATCTCAGGCAGAGGAAAGATGGAAATCCAGCTCGTTGCCGAGGGATTACGAAAAATAGGTATGGTCACAAGCCTGATAGCCACAGGTTCATTACTCGACAAAGGGTATCTCTTCTGGGATGAACCGGAAACAAACCTTAATCCCCGATTAATCAAACTGGTTGCCGAGGCTATTTTTCGTTTATGCTGCAACGGTATTCAGGTTTTTATTGCAACGCACAGTCTGTTTCTCCTGAGAGAGCTAGAAATTCTCTCGCAGCAAAAGACGTTTAATACAGTAAAAACCAAATACTTTGCCTTGGGTCGTTCCGAGAGCGGAATCACCCTGCAACAGGGAGAAAGTATAGATGATATTGATCCTGTTGCGGCCCTAGATGAATCCTTGATGCAGTCGGATCGTTACCTGGCGGAGACTTGA
- a CDS encoding PilZ domain-containing protein, protein MEDEKRKNKRLRVDGYLVQFNDNDLLYTGVVENVSLTGLRVKFCRRNTKLMVKNSVSWERKPFEHRAPEYRLVFSTKPDGAPAASTDWHKAHNSSSYALAARPRWKAKTDDVTRIGFNITRYSEDWRQFVLQILPMRSLLPSPALAGPSSQGYLAHPSAVCGGKNCPERKYCKDHDKSLAGGVSDLVYGNVQAR, encoded by the coding sequence ATGGAAGACGAAAAACGAAAAAATAAACGGTTACGGGTGGACGGCTATTTAGTTCAGTTCAACGATAATGACCTGCTCTATACCGGTGTTGTTGAGAATGTCTCCCTGACAGGATTACGAGTGAAATTTTGTCGTCGTAATACGAAACTGATGGTAAAAAATTCTGTTTCATGGGAGCGGAAACCTTTTGAGCATAGAGCTCCTGAGTACAGGCTCGTCTTTTCAACCAAGCCGGACGGAGCGCCTGCTGCGTCAACGGATTGGCATAAAGCGCATAATAGTAGTAGCTATGCCTTAGCTGCCCGTCCACGTTGGAAGGCAAAGACGGACGATGTAACACGAATCGGTTTTAATATAACTCGTTATTCTGAAGATTGGCGACAGTTTGTTTTGCAAATTTTACCCATGCGCAGTTTGTTGCCCTCTCCGGCCCTTGCTGGCCCCTCCTCACAGGGGTATTTAGCTCATCCTTCTGCGGTGTGCGGCGGGAAGAATTGTCCTGAAAGAAAATATTGCAAAGACCATGATAAGAGCCTTGCAGGGGGAGTATCAGACCTTGTCTATGGTAATGTACAGGCCCGATAG